A region of Procambarus clarkii isolate CNS0578487 chromosome 48, FALCON_Pclarkii_2.0, whole genome shotgun sequence DNA encodes the following proteins:
- the LOC138350971 gene encoding nuclear pore complex-interacting protein family member B11-like, whose protein sequence is MPTPTIRPHQPYAHTNHTPTPTIRPHQPYAHTNHTPTPTIRPHQPYAHTNHTPTPTIRPHQLYAHTNYTPTPIIRPHQSYAHTNHTPTSTIRPHQPYAHTNHTPTPIIRPHQPYAHTNYMPSPTIRPHQPYAHTNYTPTPTICPHQPYAYINHMPTSTIRPHQPYAHTNYMPTPTIRPHQPYAHTNYTPTPTICPHQPYAYINHMPTSTIRPHQPYAHTNHMHTPTICAHQPYAYINHTSTPTICPHQPYGHTNNMLTPTICLHQPYGHTNHTPTPTIRPHQLYAHTNYTPTPTICPHQPYAHTNHMPTSTIRPHQPYAHTNHMRTPTICPHQPYAYINHTATPKICLHQPYVHTNHMPTPTIRPHQPYAHTNHMPTSTTRPHQPYAHTNHTLTPTICPH, encoded by the coding sequence ATGCCCACACCAACCATACGCCCACACCAACCATACGCCCACACCAATCATACGCCCACACCAACCATACGCCCACACCAACCATACGCCCACACCAATCATACGCCCACACCAACCATACGCCCACACCAACCATACGCCCACACCAATCATACGCCCACACCAACCATACGCCCACACCAACTATATGCCCACACCAACTATACGCCCACACCAATCATACGCCCACACCAATCATACGCCCACACCAACCATACGCCCACATCAACCATACGGCCACACCAACCATACGCCCACACCAACCATACGCCCACACCAATCATACGCCCACACCAACCATACGCCCACACCAACTATATGCCCTCACCAACTATACGCCCACACCAACCATATGCCCACACCAACTATACGCCCACACCAACCATATGCCCACACCAACCATATGCCTACATCAACCATATGCCTACATCAACCATACGGCCACACCAACCATACGCCCACACCAACTATATGCCCACACCAACTATACGCCCACACCAACCATATGCCCACACCAACTATACGCCCACACCAACCATATGCCCACACCAACCATATGCCTACATCAACCATATGCCTACATCAACCATACGGCCACACCAACCATACGCCCACACCAACCATATGCACACACCAACCATATGCGCACACCAACCATATGCCTACATCAACCATACGTCCACACCAACCATATGCCCACACCAACCATACGGCCACACCAACAATATGCTCACACCAACCATATGCCTACATCAACCATACGGCCACACCAACCATACGCCCACACCAACCATACGCCCACACCAACTATATGCCCACACCAACTATACGCCCACACCAACCATATGCCCACACCAACCATATGCCCACACCAACCATATGCCTACATCAACCATACGGCCACACCAACCATATGCCCACACCAACCATATGCGCACACCAACCATATGCCCACACCAACCATATGCCTACATCAACCATACGGCCACACCAAAAATATGCCTACATCAACCATACGTCCACACCAACCATATGCCCACACCAACCATACGCCCACACCAACCATATGCGCACACCAACCATATGCCTACATCAACCACACGTCCACACCAACCATATGCCCACACCAACCATACGCTCACACCAACCATATGCCCACACtaa